A part of Candidatus Chlamydia corallus genomic DNA contains:
- a CDS encoding DUF687 family protein: NFYPPPPDPSNTSIPLITISPPSSDSSSAGSLAEEISMFIEGGPRSPSPSPEFYEVVCIAGDNNDDTTFEDSLVSTVYINGSWQTQQEAISEAMHISGLRNEAVRLMYNNGSGMFWLPCLRRTSPGSDHPLCHGLSTVVEQFFSHPQNQDRDILIIFYGDGGSYIQRMLESTQYSDRIMILGISPSVFIQGDYRVQNYRVSGDYVSSFDSLGAYAVNTSTLPYSSGLEGVFCPSVRCPTFNWALRFGERCLLRERVRNAGDEGAGSVSSPMLPPQGSSSNMAVVINPSDSRAMERLAAWLDEGPTSADREINPYPQNCPDIALAALFAISRISGLLQEWVLASVHYNLDLQICYSLILMHTTCAVRYFFLLITNYPQLRERVRAGRIFAQALYVPSVLVLVFDYFNLLRRLWMPFPILQGVFVSASTVVGSLIFMECLRWSGRPLRNRIQQFAYRQATGNTLPVGRVRVIEMEAIAFALGFAYSVYNIYFPLSIMVLNQVGLQVPRLLTRSNVSSVYDLQNKTAQQNWQTGDVLAVSLTMNFIITSFVLFVNIWFLLRSVLHHCRRRRR; this comes from the coding sequence AAACTTCTACCCCCCCCCCCCAGACCCTTCTAACACCAGCATACCTCTAATCACAATATCTCCTCCTTCTTCTGATAGCTCATCAGCGGGGTCTTTGGCTGAAGAAATCTCAATGTTCATAGAAGGCGGTCCCAGAAGTCCTTCGCCTTCTCCAGAGTTTTATGAAGTGGTTTGCATCGCTGGAGACAATAATGATGACACTACTTTTGAAGACTCGCTGGTGAGTACTGTCTATATAAATGGAAGTTGGCAAACTCAGCAAGAAGCTATATCTGAAGCTATGCATATCAGCGGTTTGAGAAATGAAGCTGTTCGACTCATGTATAACAATGGAAGCGGCATGTTTTGGCTGCCCTGCCTTCGCCGTACTTCACCTGGTAGCGATCATCCTTTGTGTCACGGGCTCTCGACGGTTGTGGAACAGTTTTTCTCTCATCCTCAAAATCAAGATAGGGATATTCTCATAATTTTCTATGGTGATGGAGGTTCTTATATACAGAGAATGTTAGAGAGTACGCAATATTCCGATCGCATTATGATTTTAGGGATTTCCCCTTCAGTCTTTATTCAAGGCGACTATAGGGTACAGAATTACCGTGTTTCAGGAGATTATGTCTCCTCTTTTGATTCTCTGGGAGCTTATGCTGTAAACACCTCAACTCTTCCTTATTCTTCAGGTCTTGAGGGTGTTTTTTGCCCTTCTGTCCGTTGTCCTACTTTTAATTGGGCTTTGCGTTTTGGAGAACGATGCTTGCTTAGGGAGAGAGTTAGGAATGCTGGGGATGAGGGAGCTGGCTCTGTAAGCTCCCCAATGTTACCGCCTCAAGGATCTAGTAGTAATATGGCTGTTGTCATTAATCCTAGTGACAGTCGTGCTATGGAAAGACTTGCAGCATGGTTAGATGAAGGGCCGACTTCAGCAGATCGTGAGATCAATCCTTATCCTCAAAACTGTCCTGATATAGCTTTAGCTGCTCTTTTTGCAATTAGTAGAATTTCAGGGCTCCTTCAAGAATGGGTACTGGCCTCTGTGCATTACAATCTGGATTTGCAGATTTGTTATTCTTTAATTCTTATGCACACTACTTGTGCTGTTCGTTATTTTTTCTTGCTCATTACAAATTATCCTCAGCTTAGAGAAAGAGTTCGTGCTGGACGAATCTTTGCACAAGCTTTATATGTACCGAGTGTATTAGTTCTTGTTTTTGATTACTTTAACCTCTTGCGTAGACTATGGATGCCTTTCCCAATCTTACAAGGAGTTTTCGTTTCAGCGTCTACAGTTGTAGGAAGTCTTATTTTTATGGAATGCCTTCGCTGGAGCGGGCGACCTCTTAGAAATCGTATACAACAATTTGCCTATCGACAAGCCACGGGAAACACCCTTCCTGTAGGAAGGGTGCGGGTTATTGAGATGGAAGCTATAGCGTTTGCATTAGGGTTTGCCTACTCTGTATACAACATTTATTTTCCTTTATCCATCATGGTTCTTAACCAGGTTGGCCTGCAAGTTCCACGTCTTCTAACACGTTCAAATGTATCTAGTGTTTATGATTTACAGAATAAAACTGCTCAGCAAAACTGGCAGACTGGCGATGTATTAGCGGTGAGCCTAACAATGAACTTCATCATAACTTCATTCGTTTTATTCGTTAATATTTGGTTCCTTTTGCGATCAGTGTTACACCATTGTAGGCGTCGTCGTCGCTAG
- the hemW gene encoding radical SAM family heme chaperone HemW, translating to MNGKIPLALYIHIPFCTKKCRYCSFYTIPYKDELISLYCTAVIQEGIKKLSAIQDSHFVDTVFFGGGTPSLVSPLYLKRILKELGPDAQEITLEANPENLTTSYLSELQETPINRISIGVQTFDDAILQLLGRTHSSSSTITALQGCQNYGFRNLSIDLIYGLPTQSLEIFLSDLNQALTLPITHISLYNLTIDPHTSFYKHRRTLVPTIAKEEILAEMSLLAEDLLIAKGFQHYELASYAKPGYIAKHNLHYWTDRPFLGLGVSASQYLHGERSKNYSRISQYLRAVRRNLPTQETSEILPEKEKIKEALALRLRLIEGADQKHFPPKLISMLTQHVELQHLFSSDGQFLSLNKRGRLFHDTIAEEIMGYSF from the coding sequence ATGAATGGTAAGATTCCCTTAGCTCTTTATATTCATATTCCCTTCTGCACAAAAAAATGTCGCTACTGTAGTTTTTATACAATTCCCTACAAAGACGAGTTGATATCGTTGTATTGTACTGCTGTGATTCAAGAGGGGATAAAAAAGCTATCTGCAATCCAAGACTCTCATTTCGTGGATACTGTGTTTTTTGGAGGAGGGACGCCTTCATTGGTTTCTCCTCTTTATCTCAAGCGCATCCTCAAAGAGCTAGGACCCGATGCCCAGGAAATCACTTTAGAGGCTAACCCTGAAAATTTAACTACAAGCTACCTAAGTGAACTGCAAGAAACTCCGATAAATAGAATTAGTATTGGCGTACAAACCTTTGATGACGCTATCCTACAACTCCTTGGCAGAACACATTCTTCATCTTCGACAATCACGGCACTACAAGGATGCCAGAATTATGGCTTTCGTAATCTTTCCATAGACCTGATCTATGGACTGCCAACACAGTCCTTAGAGATATTCCTAAGTGACCTAAATCAAGCTCTTACTCTCCCAATTACGCATATTTCTCTATATAATCTCACTATAGATCCCCACACCTCTTTCTATAAACATCGCAGAACCCTAGTCCCTACGATTGCTAAAGAAGAGATTCTAGCCGAGATGAGCCTTCTAGCCGAAGATCTCTTAATCGCTAAAGGGTTTCAACACTACGAACTTGCTTCATATGCTAAGCCAGGTTACATTGCGAAACACAACCTCCATTACTGGACAGATCGCCCTTTCTTAGGCTTAGGGGTTTCAGCCTCGCAATACCTTCACGGAGAACGGTCTAAAAATTATAGCCGCATTTCTCAATATCTACGTGCTGTACGTAGGAATCTCCCCACTCAAGAGACTTCAGAAATTCTTCCAGAAAAAGAAAAAATCAAAGAAGCCCTTGCCCTACGCCTTCGCCTCATCGAGGGGGCAGACCAAAAGCATTTCCCTCCTAAGCTTATTTCAATGCTCACGCAACATGTAGAATTGCAACACCTATTCAGTTCCGATGGACAATTTCTCTCCCTAAATAAACGCGGTCGACTCTTCCACGACACTATAGCAGAAGAAATTATGGGGTATTCCTTCTAA
- a CDS encoding 2-oxoglutarate dehydrogenase E1 component, whose amino-acid sequence MDSEFAGQVYSSDMDWIESMYQRFMNHETLDPSWKYFFEGYQLGQAESSSEAITKLSGNESIAMLQEQKSQFLCRMYRYYGYLQSQISPLSPTTDSPLIREKIAKIGLDEQVPSSGLFPKAQVSVRELIQALKKCYCGNLTVETLTCIPELQEFVWNLMEKPKVERSAQQLLRSYKDLCKATFFEEFLQIKFTGQKRFSLEGGETLVPMLEHLAHYGSALGISNYVLGMAHRGRLNVLTNVLGKPYRYVFMEFEDDPAARGLESVGDVKYHKGYVLKSHREHSETTFVMLPNASHLESVDPVVEGVVAALQHQGAAGKEQSSLAILVHGDAAFSGQGVVYETLQLSRIPGYSTEGTLHIVVNNYIGFTAVPRESRSTPYCTDIAKMLGIPVFRVNSEDVLACIEAIEYALQVRERFSCDVIIDLCCYRKYGHNESDDPSVTAPLLYDQIKKKKSIRELFRQSLLEGHSADISEETLASIEKEVQGSLNNEFQILKEKEPEPFPKKDCRHCDRLNNGELILHDFDVSLDRDTVFHMSSRLCSLPENFNPHPKIKTLLEKRIKMAQGLIGYDWAMAEELAFASLLIERYNLRLSGQDSIRGTFSQRHLVWSDTVTGDTYSPLHHLSVEQGAVEMYNSPLSEYAVLGFEYGYAQQALKTLVLWEAQFGDFANGAQIIFDQYISSGIQKWDLHSDVVLLLPHGYEGQGPEHSSSRIERYLQLAANWNFQVVLPSTPVQYFRILREHTKRDLSLPLVIFTPKLLLRHPQCVSSLEEFSEPGGFRAILEDADPNYDATVLVLCSGKIYYDYLEMLPKEHRDNFSCLRIESLYPLALEDLVKFIDKYSHLKHFVWLQEEPKNMGAYDYMFMALQDILPEKLIYIGRPRSSSTASGSAKLSRQELVTCMETLFSLR is encoded by the coding sequence ATGGATTCCGAGTTTGCGGGGCAAGTATATTCTTCGGATATGGATTGGATAGAGTCTATGTATCAGAGATTTATGAATCATGAGACTCTTGATCCCTCCTGGAAGTATTTTTTTGAGGGGTATCAGCTAGGGCAAGCAGAATCTTCATCAGAAGCGATTACCAAGCTTTCTGGGAACGAGTCTATTGCTATGCTTCAAGAACAGAAATCACAATTTCTATGCAGGATGTATCGTTACTATGGATACTTGCAAAGTCAAATTTCGCCCCTTTCTCCAACCACCGATTCTCCACTAATTCGCGAAAAGATCGCTAAAATTGGTCTGGATGAACAGGTGCCTTCTTCTGGTCTTTTTCCTAAGGCTCAGGTCTCTGTACGTGAGCTGATCCAAGCTTTGAAAAAATGCTATTGTGGAAATCTTACTGTAGAAACCCTAACATGTATTCCCGAGTTGCAGGAGTTTGTTTGGAATCTTATGGAGAAACCCAAAGTAGAACGCTCCGCGCAACAGCTCCTTCGTTCTTATAAAGACTTATGTAAGGCAACGTTTTTTGAAGAATTCTTACAGATAAAATTTACGGGTCAAAAGCGTTTTTCTTTAGAGGGCGGAGAGACCCTAGTTCCTATGTTGGAACATCTTGCTCATTATGGATCAGCATTGGGAATTTCTAACTACGTCTTGGGCATGGCTCATCGAGGGCGTTTGAATGTATTAACTAATGTGCTTGGCAAGCCCTATCGCTATGTTTTTATGGAGTTTGAAGACGACCCTGCAGCTCGTGGTTTGGAGAGTGTCGGGGACGTGAAGTACCATAAAGGTTATGTGCTAAAGTCCCATCGGGAACATAGTGAGACCACCTTTGTTATGTTGCCAAATGCCAGTCATCTCGAATCTGTAGATCCTGTTGTAGAGGGGGTAGTTGCTGCGTTGCAACACCAAGGAGCAGCTGGTAAAGAGCAAAGCAGCTTAGCAATTCTAGTTCATGGAGATGCAGCATTTTCTGGTCAGGGAGTTGTTTATGAAACTCTGCAGCTGAGTCGTATACCAGGGTATTCTACTGAAGGGACACTTCATATTGTTGTGAATAACTACATAGGTTTTACAGCAGTGCCACGAGAGTCAAGGTCAACCCCGTATTGTACTGACATTGCTAAAATGCTAGGAATTCCTGTATTTCGAGTCAATAGTGAGGACGTCCTTGCTTGCATAGAAGCTATAGAGTACGCTTTGCAAGTTCGTGAGAGGTTTAGTTGTGATGTGATTATAGATCTCTGTTGTTATCGCAAGTATGGACATAATGAGAGTGATGATCCTTCAGTAACGGCTCCTTTGCTCTATGATCAAATTAAGAAAAAAAAGAGCATACGGGAACTTTTTAGGCAATCTCTCCTTGAAGGCCATAGTGCTGATATTTCTGAAGAGACTTTAGCCTCTATTGAAAAAGAGGTGCAAGGTAGCCTCAACAATGAATTTCAGATATTGAAAGAGAAGGAGCCAGAACCCTTTCCTAAAAAAGATTGTCGTCATTGTGATCGCTTAAATAACGGTGAGCTTATTTTGCACGATTTCGATGTTTCTTTAGATCGTGATACTGTCTTTCATATGAGTTCACGTCTTTGCAGTCTTCCTGAAAATTTTAATCCTCATCCTAAAATTAAGACTCTTTTGGAAAAAAGAATTAAAATGGCTCAAGGTTTGATTGGTTATGACTGGGCAATGGCTGAAGAGTTGGCATTTGCTTCGTTATTAATCGAAAGATATAACCTTAGGCTCTCAGGTCAAGATTCTATTCGTGGGACATTTAGTCAACGACATTTGGTTTGGAGTGACACTGTTACTGGAGATACCTACTCTCCATTACACCACCTTTCTGTAGAACAGGGCGCTGTGGAAATGTACAACTCTCCGCTTTCTGAGTACGCAGTTTTAGGATTTGAGTATGGCTATGCTCAACAGGCATTGAAGACTCTAGTGTTATGGGAAGCGCAGTTCGGTGATTTTGCTAACGGCGCACAAATTATTTTCGATCAATATATCTCTTCGGGGATCCAAAAATGGGATTTGCACTCTGACGTGGTTCTTCTTCTTCCTCATGGGTATGAGGGGCAGGGGCCTGAGCACTCTTCATCTCGTATAGAACGTTATTTGCAATTGGCAGCAAATTGGAATTTTCAAGTAGTATTGCCCTCCACTCCTGTGCAATACTTTAGGATTCTTAGAGAGCATACCAAACGAGATCTTTCTTTGCCTTTGGTGATTTTTACCCCTAAGTTGCTATTGAGACATCCACAATGTGTTAGTAGTTTAGAGGAATTTTCAGAGCCTGGTGGATTTCGCGCTATTCTCGAAGATGCCGATCCTAATTATGATGCAACTGTTTTGGTATTATGCTCAGGAAAGATTTACTATGACTATTTAGAAATGCTTCCTAAAGAACATCGTGATAATTTTTCTTGCTTACGTATAGAGAGCTTGTATCCTTTAGCTCTTGAGGATTTGGTAAAGTTTATTGATAAGTATTCTCATCTGAAACATTTTGTTTGGCTACAAGAAGAACCCAAGAATATGGGAGCCTATGACTATATGTTTATGGCATTACAGGATATTCTTCCTGAAAAACTGATATACATAGGACGTCCTCGGAGTAGTTCGACAGCTTCTGGATCAGCGAAGCTGAGTCGTCAAGAGCTGGTCACATGTATGGAAACCCTGTTTTCTTTAAGGTAA
- the sucB gene encoding dihydrolipoyllysine-residue succinyltransferase, with protein MTTEVRIPNIAESISEVTIASLLVSEGSLVEENQGLLEIESDKVNQLIYAPASGRILWEVAEGDVVAVGGLVGKIETASEGADSVDFRSKETIEAEIICFPQSEVCQSPPKNKTFVPFRDQIKKASKGPSERDRGETRERMTSIRKTISRRLLSALHESAMLTTFNEVHMTPLLNLRKEKQEEFTSRYGVKLGFMSFFVKAVLEALKVCPRMNAYIDGEEIVYRDYYDISLAVGTDRGLVVPVVRDCDTLSSGEIEQRLADLALRAREGQLSIGELEGGSFTITNGGVYGSLLSTPIINPPQVGILGMHKVEKRPVVLDNEIIIADMMYVALSYDHRLIDGKEAVTFLIKVKECIENPELLLDL; from the coding sequence ATGACTACAGAAGTACGCATTCCTAATATTGCAGAGTCGATCAGCGAGGTAACGATAGCCTCTTTGTTAGTCTCAGAGGGTAGTCTTGTTGAAGAAAATCAGGGCTTACTAGAAATTGAAAGTGATAAGGTAAATCAGCTAATTTATGCTCCAGCATCGGGAAGAATTCTTTGGGAGGTTGCCGAAGGGGATGTTGTTGCTGTGGGTGGTTTAGTGGGAAAAATAGAGACTGCTAGTGAAGGAGCAGACTCTGTAGATTTTCGATCTAAAGAGACTATAGAAGCTGAAATCATTTGCTTTCCTCAGTCTGAAGTATGCCAGTCTCCTCCTAAGAATAAAACCTTTGTTCCTTTTCGTGATCAGATTAAAAAAGCATCAAAAGGTCCTTCAGAAAGAGATAGAGGAGAAACTCGAGAACGGATGACTTCTATCCGCAAGACAATTTCCCGTCGCCTTTTGTCGGCCCTACATGAATCTGCGATGCTCACGACATTCAATGAAGTCCATATGACTCCTCTCCTTAATTTGCGCAAGGAAAAGCAAGAAGAGTTTACCTCTCGATATGGAGTCAAGTTAGGGTTTATGTCTTTCTTCGTGAAAGCTGTCTTGGAGGCTTTGAAGGTGTGTCCACGAATGAATGCCTATATTGATGGCGAGGAGATTGTCTATCGTGACTATTATGACATCTCTCTTGCTGTAGGTACGGATCGAGGACTTGTGGTTCCTGTTGTCCGTGATTGTGATACGCTTTCTAGTGGGGAGATTGAGCAGAGGCTCGCAGATCTTGCCTTGCGGGCTCGTGAAGGTCAGCTTTCCATAGGGGAACTTGAAGGAGGAAGTTTCACAATTACAAATGGAGGCGTATACGGATCTCTACTTTCGACGCCAATTATCAATCCCCCGCAAGTGGGGATTCTGGGAATGCATAAGGTAGAAAAGCGTCCCGTTGTTCTTGATAACGAAATTATCATTGCGGACATGATGTATGTCGCTTTAAGCTATGACCATCGCCTTATTGATGGGAAAGAGGCTGTTACTTTTTTAATCAAAGTGAAAGAATGTATTGAGAATCCCGAATTATTACTTGATTTATAA
- the pgeF gene encoding peptidoglycan editing factor PgeF: MTLAFHGHPLNYWTFEELNGFPIRHGIFSKQQDEEGTVFAAQNPEIAKALRSQNYCDLHQRHGTSIHAVTPTSPHYQPADGLCTQSPLLSLHIRHSDCQAAIFYDREHHAIANVHSGWRGLLGNIYAVTVGTMKKLFHTKTQDLFVAIGPSIGPDFAIYPDYATLFPRSFLPFMNPKNHFDLRAIAQKQLSNLGIPKDHIFISNLCTYSEHEAFFSSRYRSHHPDPKLDGQNSKSKNNVTAVLLLPRE; the protein is encoded by the coding sequence ATGACACTTGCCTTCCACGGACACCCTTTGAACTATTGGACTTTCGAAGAGCTCAATGGATTCCCTATACGCCACGGAATCTTTTCAAAACAACAGGACGAAGAAGGGACTGTCTTTGCAGCACAGAATCCTGAGATTGCCAAAGCTCTACGATCTCAAAATTATTGCGACCTCCACCAACGCCACGGTACTTCCATACATGCTGTTACCCCCACATCTCCCCACTATCAACCTGCAGATGGACTGTGCACCCAATCCCCACTTCTATCCCTCCACATCCGCCATTCCGATTGTCAGGCGGCTATCTTCTATGATCGAGAACACCATGCTATTGCAAATGTGCACAGCGGCTGGCGAGGACTCCTTGGCAACATCTATGCTGTCACAGTGGGCACCATGAAGAAACTGTTTCACACTAAAACGCAAGATCTTTTTGTAGCTATCGGCCCTTCAATCGGCCCAGATTTTGCCATCTACCCTGATTATGCGACATTGTTTCCTCGTAGCTTTCTTCCCTTTATGAACCCAAAAAACCATTTTGACCTGCGGGCTATTGCTCAAAAGCAACTGAGTAATCTAGGGATCCCTAAAGACCATATCTTTATTTCTAACCTATGTACATACTCGGAACACGAAGCCTTTTTTTCTTCAAGGTACCGCTCCCACCACCCTGATCCTAAGCTCGATGGCCAAAACTCAAAAAGTAAAAACAATGTAACCGCGGTACTTCTCCTCCCCAGAGAGTAA
- a CDS encoding 4-hydroxy-3-methylbut-2-en-1-yl diphosphate synthase produces the protein MTFTISGINSSRRKTHAVKIGHLYIGSDHSIKTQSMTTTATTDVEATVEQICALAEHNCDIARVTVQGIKEAQAVEKIKERLVALGLEIPLVADIHFFPQAAMLVADFADKVRINPGNYVDKRNMFKGTKIYTEASYAQSLLRLEEKFAPLVEKCKRLGKAMRIGVNHGSLSERIMQKYGDTIEGMVASAIEYIAICERMDYRDVVFSMKSSNPKVMVAAYRQLAKDLDARGWHYPLHLGVTEAGMGMDGIIKSAVGIGTLLAEGLGDTIRCSLTGCPTTEISVCDSLLRQTKIYLDLPEKKNPFSLTHSQSFVAAAEKATKTTLWGDVYGVFLKLYSHHLTDFTPEQLLEQLGVNPITKEKSFTTPEGVVVPPELKEAPITDILREYFLVFHHYQVPCLYEHNEEIWNSSAVHNAPFVHFHASDPFIHTCRDFFEKEGHQGKPTKLVFSRDFDNEEEAAISIGIEFGALLLDGLGEAVVLDLPNISLAAAREIAFGTLQSAGVRLVKTEYISCPMCGRTLFDLEEVTLRIREKTKHLPGLKIAIMGCIVNGPGEMADADFGFVGSKPGMIDLYVKHTCVKAHIPMEDAEEELIRLLQEHGVWKDPDSTRFKA, from the coding sequence ATGACATTCACTATCTCTGGCATTAATTCTTCACGACGCAAAACCCATGCCGTAAAAATAGGTCACCTATACATAGGTAGTGATCACTCAATAAAAACACAATCTATGACGACTACGGCAACCACAGACGTTGAAGCTACAGTAGAGCAAATTTGTGCCCTAGCAGAACATAATTGCGATATTGCCAGGGTTACCGTGCAAGGAATCAAAGAAGCCCAAGCAGTTGAAAAAATTAAAGAGCGGCTGGTTGCTTTGGGATTGGAAATCCCCCTGGTTGCAGATATCCACTTCTTCCCGCAAGCAGCTATGTTAGTTGCTGATTTTGCTGACAAGGTTCGCATCAACCCAGGCAACTATGTAGATAAGCGTAATATGTTCAAGGGGACGAAGATCTATACAGAAGCAAGCTATGCTCAAAGTCTTTTACGACTTGAAGAGAAGTTTGCTCCTTTAGTAGAGAAATGTAAAAGACTTGGCAAGGCCATGCGCATTGGGGTGAACCACGGGTCACTTTCAGAAAGAATCATGCAAAAATATGGCGACACCATCGAAGGGATGGTAGCCTCGGCAATTGAATATATTGCTATATGTGAAAGGATGGATTATAGAGATGTCGTCTTCTCAATGAAATCCAGCAACCCTAAGGTCATGGTAGCTGCATACCGCCAACTCGCTAAAGACTTAGATGCTAGAGGCTGGCACTATCCCCTGCACCTAGGGGTCACGGAAGCTGGGATGGGGATGGACGGCATCATAAAATCCGCGGTGGGGATCGGCACTCTTCTTGCCGAGGGTCTCGGCGACACGATACGCTGCTCTCTAACAGGTTGTCCTACTACAGAAATTTCTGTTTGCGATAGCTTACTACGCCAAACTAAAATCTACCTAGACCTTCCAGAAAAGAAAAATCCCTTCTCCCTAACACATTCCCAAAGCTTTGTTGCTGCCGCAGAGAAGGCGACTAAAACAACACTGTGGGGGGACGTTTACGGGGTTTTTTTGAAACTTTATTCTCATCACCTTACCGACTTTACTCCAGAACAACTCTTAGAACAACTAGGAGTGAATCCGATAACAAAAGAAAAATCATTCACAACCCCTGAAGGGGTCGTCGTCCCTCCTGAGTTGAAAGAGGCCCCTATTACAGATATACTTCGAGAATACTTTTTAGTTTTTCATCACTATCAAGTACCTTGCCTATATGAGCACAATGAGGAGATTTGGAATAGCTCTGCTGTTCATAATGCTCCATTTGTGCATTTCCATGCTTCAGACCCTTTCATTCATACCTGCCGAGATTTCTTTGAGAAAGAAGGACATCAAGGGAAACCCACGAAGCTAGTATTTTCAAGGGACTTTGACAACGAAGAAGAAGCTGCTATTTCGATAGGGATAGAGTTTGGAGCTTTGCTCCTTGATGGTCTAGGAGAGGCTGTTGTTCTTGACCTACCTAACATTTCCTTAGCAGCGGCTCGAGAAATTGCCTTTGGAACTCTACAAAGTGCAGGGGTTCGCCTTGTAAAAACAGAGTATATCTCCTGTCCTATGTGTGGTCGAACCCTCTTCGATCTGGAAGAGGTGACACTACGTATTCGAGAAAAAACTAAACACCTACCAGGACTTAAGATCGCTATCATGGGCTGTATCGTTAATGGCCCTGGAGAAATGGCTGACGCGGATTTTGGATTCGTAGGTTCCAAACCAGGGATGATCGATCTTTATGTAAAACATACCTGTGTAAAAGCCCACATACCTATGGAAGATGCTGAGGAAGAATTGATTCGACTTTTACAAGAACATGGAGTATGGAAAGACCCAGACTCAACAAGGTTTAAAGCATGA